A region of the Candidatus Goldiibacteriota bacterium genome:
GGTTCAAAGATACTTCAGCTGGCAAGAAACGGCGTAAACGTATTCAGGTTAAATTTTTCACACGGCGACTACCGCTTCTTTGAGGGCATATTAGCGGCCATTAAAAAAATCCGTTTGTCCGGCCTTCCTGTGGCTGTTATGCAGGATCTGCAGGGGCCCAAAATAAGGGTGGGAAAAATACCCGCGCCTATAACCCTTAAAAAAAATGAAAAAGTAATTATTTCCTGCGCCGGCAGATTTAACGCGGGCGCCGATATTAAAATTATTCCCATAGATGTCCCGATATTATTTAAATATGTAAAAAAAGGCAGTGAAATACTTATAAACGACGGAATGGTGCAGCTTAAAGTTATTTCCGCCGATACCGCAAAAAAAGAAATTCTGTGCTGCGTAACGGCGGGCGGCGATGTGGCGGGAAGAAAAGGCGTAAACCTTCCGGGGATAATACTTCCCATAAGTTCAATGAGTAAAAAAGACAGGCAGGACCTTGAATTTGGGCTTAAAAATAATATTGATATAGTGTGCCTGTCATTTGTAAGGCGCGCGGCAGACCTTGTGGAAATGAAAAAATTAATTAAAAAATTAAATCCAAAAAACACACCGCTTATCATAGCCAAAATAGAAAAACCGGAAGCGGTTAAGGATATAAAAGCGATACTTGCGGAAGCGGACGGCATAATGGTGGCGCGCGGCGACCTTGCCGTGGAAGCCGGTTATGCCAATATTCCCGAGTATCAGAAAAGGCTTATAAAAGCGGCCAACAACGAGGGCAAAATAGTTATAGTGGCCACGCAGATGCTTGAAAGCATGATAAACAACCCTTATCCCGGCCGGGCGGAAATAACAGACGTTTATAACGCGGTTGTGGACGGCGCGGATGCTGTTATGCTTTCCGGGGAAACATCAATGGGAAGGTATCCGGAAAAAAGCGTGACGGTAATGTCGGATATTTTACAAAAAGCGGAAGCGGATATGGAAAAATCCGGCAATATGCCGGTCTTTATAGAAACCGACCATGACTGTGAAAATGTAATTTCCTACGGAGCCGCTATAAGCGGCATGGTTTTAAAGAACAGCGTGATAGCGGTCTGCGCCTGCAGCCTGAATGATATAAGGTATATATCCGATTACAGGCCCAAAAATATGATTGCGGCGGTTACTCATGATAAAAATTTATTTTATAAACTGGCTCTTTATCACGGAGTGGTGCCGGTGTATGTAAAAAACAACACCCCCGAAAAAGCCGCGGAAGCCGTTAAGAAATGTTTTCCAGAAGCAAAGCATATTGTATTTGTGGATTTTCACGGTACAGGCGGGGAAAAAGGCAGGCTTTCTGTTTTTAAGGTAAACAAAAAAGGCTGATATTGCGTCTATTATTAAAGTTTTCTGAAATATAATAAAGAGGTGTCATATGAAAAAAACAGCCGTATTGATTTTTATTGGTATATTCCTGGTATCAACACTTTTAGCCGCCGGTAAAACCGCACCTGTTGTTTCAAAGAAAAAAACTCCTGTACCTTCAGCCGCGCAGGAATCGCTTTTTCCGGATAACGCAGCCGCGTACGTCAATGACGTGGAAGGCGAATGTCAGGTTAAAAGAAAGGGCGAAAGTTACGCGGAAACAATAAAAGACATTTTTATCCCGCTTTATGAAGGGGACACCGTATACACGGAAATACAGTCAAAACTGGAAATTATATTTGATGACGCCACAATCATAAAACTTGACCCAAACAGCAAACTGACAATTAAAATTTTAAAGAGGGGAAAAACAAATAAAACAATACTTGACCTTATAAAAGGAAGCCTGTTATCGGTTGTAAAAAAACTGACACAGGAAGAGGAATTTTCGGTAAAGACCAAAATGGCAATGGCCGCCGTAAAAGGCACCGAATTCGCGGTAGCGGCGGGCGATGATGATAAAGTGGCGGTTTTTGAAGGTAATGTGCTTGTTACAGGATATGATATGCAGGGTAATGAACTGCACAGCATAATACTTGATAAAGATAAAGAAACGGTTATAACAAAGAAATTACGCAAGCCCGAGAAAGCAAAAAAATTAAGCCGTAATTTTGTAAAAAGATACGGTGAAATAAAGGATATACGCGGTAAAATAGAGCATGTAAGGCAGCTGCGCAGGGACGGCAAAATAAAAAAATACAGGATTGAACGCAGGCTGGAAAGAATAGATAATTTAAAAATGATGAAATCAAGCCGTTCGCTCAGGGGAAAAATGAGCGCCGACCAGAAAGAATACATCAAACGCATGGAAGAACTTGAACCTTTCTACAGGGCCCAGCTTGATGAAATAGAAAGGGATGAAAGAAAGACAAAAAAGAGAATAAAGAAAATAATTGATAATAAAAAAGCATCAAGCGCAGCGGATGAAGAGTAATAACACCCTTATCGCGGAAAAATTACCGCATGGCACGCAGCTTATTATAAACAGGGCTTTCACGCCGCCTTATATTTTTAAATCTGGCGGAAAATTAAAGATCACAATATATAAAGAAAGAATAATAGGGGTATATCCGGTGATTTTTACGGATATTATGTATTTTTCCGCTGAAAGGCACAGTATAAAAAAAGTAATAACAGAAGGTAAAACAGGCAGCACCCTGAAAATTGCGGTTCATCATAACGGACGGCGCGATGTGCTGGCTGATAAGCTGAATAAGAATCAGGCGCAATTCATAATAAAAGAACTTAAAAAAAACCTTCCCAAATACATATTTAAATAAAATCATCTTTATGCGGGTTCCCGGAACTGTGCCTGAAACTGCGGGAACGGCTGTTTTGCGCTGTGAAACTGATTCTTTTATAAAATTCTAAGCTATTGTCACTTTTGCCCCGCGGGTGTATAATGATTTTGTTGTGAATAGGAGCAAAGATGAAGGAAACCACTAAAAAAGAAGTACCTCTTGAATTTGTAGAGGCATTAAATTACCCCGCAAAAAAACACAGGCCGCTTGGAAAGTGGCCGCTGTCGGTTCCCAAGGACCCGATTATAACTGACTATACGCCGATACCCGGAAAGAAAACTACGCCGAAAAATTTCTCATACTCTCTTATTTTCACGGCTTTTGATGTACGCGATTACGGGCCTGAAATAAAAAAATTCATAAAAATATTTGATAACCTTAACATCAAACGTTTTTATATAGAGTCCTACAGGGACGGATACAGCGTGGATCCGGTGCTTTTAAAGCAGGTAAAAAAAGACCTTGAAAAAGAAGGGTACGCGGTATCGGGCTGTGTTACCACGACGCACCTGTCTGACCTTGCCAAATATAATGAAAGCCCTTCGGCGGCAGGCTGCTATACGGATAAAACGGCGTTAAAAAACCTTAAAAAGACATTTGAAACCACGGCGTCAATTTTTAATGAAATTATAATAGATGACTGGTTTTTTACGGTGTGCAAATGTCCGGCGTGCGTTAAAGCAAAGGGCGTCAGGGAATGGCCGGAATACAGGTGCAGGATTATAGCGGACGCCGCTAAAAAATATATAATAGAGCCTTCTAAAAAAATAAACAGCAAAGTTAAGCTTATTTTGAAAGTGCCAAACTGGTATCAGGATTTTCATAAAAACGGTTATGACCTGGAAAGGCTTGTGCCGCTGTTTGATGAAATAGCAGTGGGGACGGAAAGCAGGGATCCTAAAATGACAAGGTTTA
Encoded here:
- the pyk gene encoding pyruvate kinase, whose translation is MKKTKIVATLGPATAGGSKILQLARNGVNVFRLNFSHGDYRFFEGILAAIKKIRLSGLPVAVMQDLQGPKIRVGKIPAPITLKKNEKVIISCAGRFNAGADIKIIPIDVPILFKYVKKGSEILINDGMVQLKVISADTAKKEILCCVTAGGDVAGRKGVNLPGIILPISSMSKKDRQDLEFGLKNNIDIVCLSFVRRAADLVEMKKLIKKLNPKNTPLIIAKIEKPEAVKDIKAILAEADGIMVARGDLAVEAGYANIPEYQKRLIKAANNEGKIVIVATQMLESMINNPYPGRAEITDVYNAVVDGADAVMLSGETSMGRYPEKSVTVMSDILQKAEADMEKSGNMPVFIETDHDCENVISYGAAISGMVLKNSVIAVCACSLNDIRYISDYRPKNMIAAVTHDKNLFYKLALYHGVVPVYVKNNTPEKAAEAVKKCFPEAKHIVFVDFHGTGGEKGRLSVFKVNKKG
- a CDS encoding FecR domain-containing protein, giving the protein MKKTAVLIFIGIFLVSTLLAAGKTAPVVSKKKTPVPSAAQESLFPDNAAAYVNDVEGECQVKRKGESYAETIKDIFIPLYEGDTVYTEIQSKLEIIFDDATIIKLDPNSKLTIKILKRGKTNKTILDLIKGSLLSVVKKLTQEEEFSVKTKMAMAAVKGTEFAVAAGDDDKVAVFEGNVLVTGYDMQGNELHSIILDKDKETVITKKLRKPEKAKKLSRNFVKRYGEIKDIRGKIEHVRQLRRDGKIKKYRIERRLERIDNLKMMKSSRSLRGKMSADQKEYIKRMEELEPFYRAQLDEIERDERKTKKRIKKIIDNKKASSAADEE